The Mycolicibacterium aichiense region CGGGGCCGGCGAAACCTGCGTCGCACCCCAGGTCACCGCCGAGAACGCCGCGGATCACAGGGAGTGCCGACTGAAGTCATTGGTAACTCACAGCTTTCACCCAGTTCAGAGCCGTAATTCACAGCGAGCTGCGCTACGGTGAAGGGGCGACAGAGCCTGGCTCTTCTCGCGGAAAGGCCCGGCGGCCCCCCCGACAGCCGGGCTTTTTCCGTTTCACGACCATGTTCGCCTCCGGACGGCACGACACCCCGGGGGAAGGGCTCCCGGGGTGTCGTGAGCTTGGCGATCAGGCCGCGACTGCCTCCTTTTGTGACGCCGGCGGGTGATCGTTGTCGAGCATGGTGACCTCGTCGAACGGATCGCTGCCGGACAGCACGCGGTCGACCTTGGCCGTGTCCACCGTCTTGGTCCACGAACCCACCAGCAGAGTGGCCACCGCGTTGCCGGAGAAGTTGGTCACCGCGCGGGCCTCGGACATGAATCGGTCGATCCCGACGATCAGGCCGACCCCGTCGAGCATCTCCGGCCGATGGGCCTGCAGGCCGCCGGCCAGCGTCGCCAGCCCGGCCCCGCTCACCCCGGCCGCACCCTTGGACGCCACGATCATGAACACCAGCAGACCGATCTGCTCCCCCACCGACAGCGGGTCGCCGAGCGCATCGGCGATGAACAACGACGCCATCGTCAGGTAGATCGCGGTGCCATCCAGGTTGAACGAATATCCGGTCGGCACAACCACACCCACGGTGCTCTGCTGCACACCAAGGTGCTCCATCTTCGCGATCAGCCGCGGCAGCGCCGACTCCGAGGACGACGTGGCGAAGATCAGCAGGTACTCCCGCGCCAGGTAGCGGACCAGTTTGAAGATCGACACCCCGGCCACCATCCGCAGCAGCGCGCCGAGCACACCGAACACGAACACCACGCACGTCAGGTAGAAGCCCAGCATCAGCACCAGCAGGTTGGTCACCGCGCTCCACCCGGTCTGGCCCACCACATTGGCCATCGCACCGAACGCGCCAATCGGGGCCAGCCACAACACCATTGCCAGGATCTTGAACACCAGCCGCTGCAGATGCTCCACCCCACGCAGGATCGGCTCACCCTTGGTGCCCATCGCCTGGATCGCGAACCCGACCAGCAGCGCCACGAAAAGTCCTTGCAGCACATTGCCGTCCGTCAGTGCGGAGAACAGCGACGTCGGAATGATGTGCTGGATGAACTCGATCAAACCGCCCGACTCGTGCGCCTGCTCGGCCAGTTGCGCTCCCTTGCCGGCCGTCGACTCCGAGAGCTTGAGGCTGCTGCCGGGATGCAGCAGGTTGCCGACCAACAGGCCGATGCCCAGCGCGATCGTCGACATCACCAGGAAGTAGCCGAACGCCAACCCGCCGACCTTGCCGACGGTGGCGGCTTTGCGTACCGATCCGATACCCAGCACGATCGTGCAGAAGATCACCGGGACGATCATCATCTTGATCAGGGCGACGAACATCGTGCCCAGAACGCCGACGTCCTTGCCGATGCCGGGGGCCATCAGACCGACGGCGACGCCGCCGACCACCGCGAGGATGACAGCGATGTACAGCCAGTGGGTGCGATCCCGGCGCTTGGGCGCGGGGGGTTTCTCATCGCCGCCTGGACGATCCACAACCGTGGTCATGAGCGGTTTCCTTCCGGTGTGACGGCAATAGGTCTGAAAGGATGGTTTACCCTCACGTGACGCAGGTCACGCTTTAGTTCATTACGTTCATCGCGGAGGTGGGCAGTGGCCGTACTGCCGCGCTCCCTGGCGGGCCAGGCCTTCGCGCTGCAGGCCGCGGTAATCCTGCTGGTGGTGATGGCAGGCAGCGCATTGGCCCTCTTCGATGCGAAACGCCACGGCGACGAAGCCGCCCGTCAGCAGGTCACCGCGATCGCCGTCGCCCTGGCTGACGCGCCGTCCACGGCGGAAGCGATCGAAAGCAGCAACGCTGCACGGGTTCTGCAGCCGGTCACCGAGGCGGTCCGCAAGAGCACCGGCATCGCCTTCATCACGATCATGGCGCCCGACCGCACCCGGTTCACCCACACCAACCCCGAGCAGATCGGCCAGAAGTACATCGGGACCATCGAGCCGGCGTTGCGCGGCGACGTCTTCACCGAGGTCTACACCGGCACCCTCGGTCCGTCGGTGCGCACCATCGCGCCGGTGCGCAGTGACAGCGGACAGGTCATCGGGCTTGTCGCCGCCGGCATCACGCTCGAAAGCCTCTCCGCGCGCTGGCGTTCGCAATGGCTGATGATCGTCGGCGTTGCGGCCGGGGCACTGGCCCTGTCCTTCGTCGGCATCTGGGCGATCCGACGGCGCGTCCTGCACCAGACCCACGGCCTGGCGCCCGACGAGCTGCGCGTGATGTACGACCACCACGACGCCATCCTGCACTCGGTCTCCGAAGGGCTGATCGTGTTGGACCGCAGCGGCGTCGCACTGGCCAACGACGAAGCCCGACGCCTGCTGGCCCTGCCTGCCGGCCCGATAACCCGGGCCGATCTGCCAGAGTTCCTGCGCGGCAACGACCCCGGTGTGCGTGACGAGGTCCGGCTCACCGATGACCGGGTACTGGTGGTCAACCGCTCCGCGGTCAGCGCGTCGGACAGCGAAGTCGTCACCATTCGTGACCGCACCGAATTACAAGGCGCGCTGGGCGAATTGAGTTCACTGCAGGGCTTTACCGACTCGCTGCGCGCACAGGCTCACGAGTCGGCCAACAAACTGCACACCGTCGTCACGCTGGTGGAGATGGGCCGTCCCGAGGAGGCCGTCAAGTTCGCCACCCAGGAACTGGCGCTGTCCCAGCAGCTCGTCGACCGGGTCTCCGACGCCGTCGGCGAACCCGCCCTGGTGGCGCTGCTGCTCGGCAAGACCGCCGAGGCCGACGAGCGCGGCATCGAGTTGACCATCACCGAAGAGACCCACCTGCCGGCCGAGGCATTGCTGAGCCCGCAGGAGATGGTCACTGTGCTGGGCAATCTGATCGACAACGCGATGGACGCGTGCGACCGCGACGACCCGTGGGTGGAGGTGACCGTCAACCAGAGTGACGAGCAGCTGCAGATCCAGGTCGCCGACAGCGGCCCCGGCATGGACCCCGACACCTTCGCACGCGCCAGGCAGCGCGGCTATTCGACCAAGTCCGGCGGCGACCAAGGACACCAGGGCCTCGGGCTCGCGCTGGTCGCCCAGATCGTCAACCGGCACGGCGGCAGCTTGAGCGCCGACGTCACCTACGGCTCGGTGGTGACGGTGACGATCCGATGATCACCGTGCTGATCGTCGAGGACGAACCGCTGATCGCCGAAGCGCACAACGCGTATCTGTCTCGGCTGCAAGGCTTTACCGTCGCGGGCATAGCCAACACCGCACGCGACGCGATGCGCATCGCCGCCGAAGCCGAATCACCCGTCGACCTGGTGTTGCTCGACCTCGGCCTGCCCGACGCCAGCGGGATCGCCCTGGCCTCGGCGCTGTCCGGGCTGCGGCCCGCCCCCGACATCATCGCGATCACCTCCGAACGCGATCTGGAGATGGTGCGCGCCGCCGTCGCCCACGGTGCACTGGCCTACCTGCTGAAGCCCTTCACGTTCGCCGCGTTCCGCGACCGCCTCGAGCGCTACCGCCGCTACCGCGAGGCGTTGCCGGCGGGCACCGAGGCGGCCAGCCAGGCCGAGGTGGACCGTGCGCTGGCCGAGCTCCGCAGCACCGATAAGTCGGTGGCCCCCAAGGGCGCCGCACCCGGGACCACCGACGAGATCGCCCGCGCCGTGCGTGATCGCGCCGACGGGCTGACCGCCGACGAGGCCGCGAAACTGGTCGGCGTCTCCCGGGTGACGGCCTGGCGCTACCTGGAACGGCTGGCCGACGACGGCACCGTCACCCGCCTCACCGAATACGGCAAGACGGGTCGGCCGAGTACGCGCTACCAGTGGCGTTGAGTGGTCGAGGGCGAGGCGATAGCCGTTTTTCCACAACGTGATATCGCCGGTGATATCGCGTTTCGGAAGAAGGTAGGCCCACGCGGCGGCGCGGCCCGCCCGGCGCCCCGTCGCGGCCCTTGCGAGACGGCTCCTTGCCCCCTTGCGTAGCCGGTCACAGCGTTACTAGGATGTCCTAGTATTCAGCCGGCAGGTCAGCCAAGGGGCAGTCATGAGCACAACCATCCAGCACTTCATCGACGGTAAGCGCAGCAACCTCAGCAGCACGCGCACCGCGGACGTCTTCAACCCCAGCACCGGTGAGGTGCAGGCCCAGGTTCTGCTGGCCTCAGCCGCCGACGTCGATACCGCGGTGGCCTCCGCGGTCGAAGCGCAGAAGGAATGGGCGGCCTGGAATCCGCAGCGGCGCGCCCGCGTCCTGATGAAGTTCATCGAGCTGGTCAACGCCAACGTCGAAGAGCTCGCCGAGCTGCTGTCCATCGAGCACGGCAAGACCGTCCCCGATTCCAAGGGCGACATCCAGCGCGGCATCGAGGTCATCGAGTTCGCCATCGGCATCCCGCACCTGCTCAAGGGTGAGTTCACCGAAGGCGCAGGCGGCGGCATCGACGTGTACTCGATCCGCCAGCCGCTCGGCGTCGTCGCCGGCATCACGCCGTTCAACTTCCCGGCGATGATCCCGTTGTGGAAGGCCGGCCCCGCCCTGGCCTGCGGCAACGCGTTCATCCTCAAGCCGTCCGAGCGGGACCCCTCGGTCCCGGTGCGCCTGGCCGAGCTGTTCCTCGAAGCCGGCCTGCCCGCCGGTGTGTTCCAGGTGGTGCAGGGCGACAAGGAAGCCGTCGACGCGATCCTGCAGCACCCCGACATCAAGGCCGTCGGCTTCGTCGGCAGCTCCGACATCGCGCAGTACATCTACTCCACCGCGGCGGCCAACGGTAAGCGCTCGCAGTGCTTCGGCGGCGCCAAGAACCACATGATCGTCATGCCCGACGCTGACCTGGACCAGGCCGTCGACGCGCTGATCGGCGCCGGTTACGGCAGCGCCGGTGAACGCTGCATGGCCATCAGCGTCGCGGTCCCGGTCGGGGAGGAAACCGCAAACCGCTTGCGCGGCAGGCTCGTCGAACGCATCAATGAGCTGCGCGTCGGACACAGCCTGGACCCCAAAGCCGACTACGGCCCGCTGGTGACCAGCGCCGCACTGCAGCGGGTCCGCGACTACATCGACGCCGGTGTGGCCGCGGGAGCCGAGATCGTGGTCGACGGCCGCGAGAAGACCAGCGATGAGATGACGTTCGATGACGCGAGCCTCGAGGGCGGCTTCTTCATCGGCCCCACCCTCTTCGACCACGTCACCACCGACATGTCGATCTACACCGACGAGATCTTCGGCCCGGTTCTGTGCATCGTGCGCGCACACGACTATGAAGAGGCGCTGCGGCTGCCGACCGAGCACGAATACGGCAACGGGGTGGCCATTTTCACCCGCGACGGTGATGCCGCTCGCGACTTCGTCTCCCGCGTTCAGGTCGGCATGGTCGGCGTCAATGTTCCGATCCCGGTTCCGGTGTCCTACCACACCTTTGGTGGCTGGAAGCGCTCCGGCTTCGGCGATCTCAACCAGCACGGTCCGCACTCGATCCTGTTCTACACCAAGACCAAGACCGTCACCGAGCGGTGGCCGTCGGGAATCAAGGACGGCGCCGAGTTCGTCATCCCCACAATGCAATGAACTATCTGACCCTCGACGACGACGATCGCGTGATCGCCGACACGGCGGCCGCGTTCGCGATCAAACGCCTTGCGCCCCATGCCTTGGACTGGGACCACTCCAAGGAGTTCCCGGTCGACGTGCTGCGCGAGGCTGCCGAGCTGGGGATGGCCGCCATCTACTGCGCCGAGGACGTCGGCGGCAGCGGGCTGCGGCGCCTGGACGCAGTGCGGATCTTCGAGCAGCTCTCGACGGCCGACCCTGCACTGGCGGCGTTCTTGTCGATCCACAACATGTGCGCGTGGATGATCGACACCTACGGCACCGACGACCAGCGCAAGTCGTGGATCCCGCGGCTCGCCTCGATGGAAGCCATCGCCAGCTACTG contains the following coding sequences:
- a CDS encoding CoA-acylating methylmalonate-semialdehyde dehydrogenase → MSTTIQHFIDGKRSNLSSTRTADVFNPSTGEVQAQVLLASAADVDTAVASAVEAQKEWAAWNPQRRARVLMKFIELVNANVEELAELLSIEHGKTVPDSKGDIQRGIEVIEFAIGIPHLLKGEFTEGAGGGIDVYSIRQPLGVVAGITPFNFPAMIPLWKAGPALACGNAFILKPSERDPSVPVRLAELFLEAGLPAGVFQVVQGDKEAVDAILQHPDIKAVGFVGSSDIAQYIYSTAAANGKRSQCFGGAKNHMIVMPDADLDQAVDALIGAGYGSAGERCMAISVAVPVGEETANRLRGRLVERINELRVGHSLDPKADYGPLVTSAALQRVRDYIDAGVAAGAEIVVDGREKTSDEMTFDDASLEGGFFIGPTLFDHVTTDMSIYTDEIFGPVLCIVRAHDYEEALRLPTEHEYGNGVAIFTRDGDAARDFVSRVQVGMVGVNVPIPVPVSYHTFGGWKRSGFGDLNQHGPHSILFYTKTKTVTERWPSGIKDGAEFVIPTMQ
- a CDS encoding sensor histidine kinase; its protein translation is MAVLPRSLAGQAFALQAAVILLVVMAGSALALFDAKRHGDEAARQQVTAIAVALADAPSTAEAIESSNAARVLQPVTEAVRKSTGIAFITIMAPDRTRFTHTNPEQIGQKYIGTIEPALRGDVFTEVYTGTLGPSVRTIAPVRSDSGQVIGLVAAGITLESLSARWRSQWLMIVGVAAGALALSFVGIWAIRRRVLHQTHGLAPDELRVMYDHHDAILHSVSEGLIVLDRSGVALANDEARRLLALPAGPITRADLPEFLRGNDPGVRDEVRLTDDRVLVVNRSAVSASDSEVVTIRDRTELQGALGELSSLQGFTDSLRAQAHESANKLHTVVTLVEMGRPEEAVKFATQELALSQQLVDRVSDAVGEPALVALLLGKTAEADERGIELTITEETHLPAEALLSPQEMVTVLGNLIDNAMDACDRDDPWVEVTVNQSDEQLQIQVADSGPGMDPDTFARARQRGYSTKSGGDQGHQGLGLALVAQIVNRHGGSLSADVTYGSVVTVTIR
- a CDS encoding response regulator, translating into MITVLIVEDEPLIAEAHNAYLSRLQGFTVAGIANTARDAMRIAAEAESPVDLVLLDLGLPDASGIALASALSGLRPAPDIIAITSERDLEMVRAAVAHGALAYLLKPFTFAAFRDRLERYRRYREALPAGTEAASQAEVDRALAELRSTDKSVAPKGAAPGTTDEIARAVRDRADGLTADEAAKLVGVSRVTAWRYLERLADDGTVTRLTEYGKTGRPSTRYQWR
- a CDS encoding cation:dicarboxylate symporter family transporter translates to MTTVVDRPGGDEKPPAPKRRDRTHWLYIAVILAVVGGVAVGLMAPGIGKDVGVLGTMFVALIKMMIVPVIFCTIVLGIGSVRKAATVGKVGGLAFGYFLVMSTIALGIGLLVGNLLHPGSSLKLSESTAGKGAQLAEQAHESGGLIEFIQHIIPTSLFSALTDGNVLQGLFVALLVGFAIQAMGTKGEPILRGVEHLQRLVFKILAMVLWLAPIGAFGAMANVVGQTGWSAVTNLLVLMLGFYLTCVVFVFGVLGALLRMVAGVSIFKLVRYLAREYLLIFATSSSESALPRLIAKMEHLGVQQSTVGVVVPTGYSFNLDGTAIYLTMASLFIADALGDPLSVGEQIGLLVFMIVASKGAAGVSGAGLATLAGGLQAHRPEMLDGVGLIVGIDRFMSEARAVTNFSGNAVATLLVGSWTKTVDTAKVDRVLSGSDPFDEVTMLDNDHPPASQKEAVAA